The Candidatus Eisenbacteria bacterium sequence CAGCCAGGGCGCCCAGGCCTGGAGCAGCAGCATCGGGTAGTCGATACGCCATCCGGTACGGCCCCGGTCAAGCGGCGGCTCGTTTGCCGGCCACCCCGCGCACCTGCCATGAAGCCGCACATGCGAACCGCACTCGTCGCGACGGCGATCGTGACCGCCCTGCTCGTCGGCCACCCCGTCCGCGCCGCCGACTGGACGCCCCAGGCGTGGACGAACGAATCCACGGTCGAGCTTCGCACCACGGACCCGGGCCAGGAGCCGCACTGGTTCCCCGTGTGGCTCGTCGTGATCGACGGCCAGCTCTACGTGCGTCTCGGATCGCGCGCCGCGGGCCGCTTCGATCGCAACGTCAGCAAGCCCGTGATCGGCGTTCGCATCGCCGGCAAGACGTTCGAGCAGGTCCGCGGCGTCCAGGCGCCCGACATGGTGGAGAAGGTGGCCGCCGCGATGGGGCAGAAGTACTGGAGCGACCTCTTCGTCGCGTACATGAGCCACCCGTACACGCTCCGCCTCGAGCCGGTCCCGGGCGCGAGCGGCGACGGGTTGTAACAGGCTAGAGCTCGCCCTTCAGCTGCTCCAGCACCTGGCTCGGGTGGTCTTCGGCCTTGGCCACCCTTCTCCAGTGCCTGCGCACCTTGCCGTCGGGACCGATCCAGACGGTGGAGCGGATGACCCCGATCACCTTCTTGCCGTACATAGTCTTCTCGCCGTACGCGCCGTAGCTCGCCATCATCTTCCTGTCGGGATCGGACAGGAGCGGGAACGGCAGCTTGTACTTGGCGCGGAACTTCTGGTGGGACGCCGCACCGTCGCCCGAAACGCCGACCACCGCGACGCCGAGCTTCTGGAGCGTCTTCCAGTCGTCGCGGAAGCCGCACGCCTCCTTCGTGCACCCGGGCGTGTCGTCCTTCGGATAAAAGTAGAGGACGAGATGCTTCCCGGCGAAGTCGCCGAGCGAGACTTTCTTCCCGTCCTGATCGGGTAGCGAAAACGCGGGGGCCTTCTTGCCTTCTTCGATCGCCATGGCGAGTGCTGATTCCACTCGCGCAGGACTCCGTCAAGGCGATGTGCCCGGCGAGCGCGACCTCGAACGTGCGCCGCCAGCCGATATCCTCGAATCGTGGCCATGGCGGCAGCGAGACCCCATCGACTCGCGGTCTCCTCCGCGGCCGGCGCGGCC is a genomic window containing:
- the bcp gene encoding thioredoxin-dependent thiol peroxidase — encoded protein: MAIEEGKKAPAFSLPDQDGKKVSLGDFAGKHLVLYFYPKDDTPGCTKEACGFRDDWKTLQKLGVAVVGVSGDGAASHQKFRAKYKLPFPLLSDPDRKMMASYGAYGEKTMYGKKVIGVIRSTVWIGPDGKVRRHWRRVAKAEDHPSQVLEQLKGEL